A stretch of the Coprobacillus cateniformis genome encodes the following:
- a CDS encoding sensor domain-containing phosphodiesterase produces MEDGIAELSKDLEYKYLMESIDASVSKHLLDEHFTLVAANQRYYEMFGYEQKEYEDCFHNRPDLFFKQDLDEWNHLNQHVLKAIQNGEKRYMTICRMRHKDGRKLWIRLVGTFTNEYVNGYQISYSVMMDITSLMQTRIEKDVTENHFPGLISKYRITKDGFQYLDSNKNYLDYFHGINVNYFHLTDMTPENGLEEIKKMYPCLRNGENTKLTISYKNPEGERSYFNISAQCVDWIEDDPIYLLIYSDITEIVVQKELLEKYNQYLNELAYLDDVTKGFNQRKFDIVARETIEKAQPYEYVMIWLNVQKFKVINEIGGFDLGNQTLKYVYSEIRNHLLDNEYVARMFSDNFAILMLYDNQQKLEYRLNRCFEDINDYESNSDYKFRFSFTTGIYLIDETDIPITQIKDRAHAARKLVSPQDNDLCVYHYYDNTIRIQMLNEKDIENRAYLALQNGEFEVYFQPKYSVKKHQLSGAEALVRWNHPTRGFLSPAEFIPVFENNGFITHVDLFVFQTVCQMIRKRLDAHQAVVPVSINMSRMHFSHPHFLNEYIKIRNKYNIPFKYLELELTESIVFENIEMFINIIKSIHQAGFMCSMDDFGSGYSSLSMLKNLEVDTIKLDKSFFATKDMSYEKEKIIVKNIIDMAKALNISTVAEGIETHEQVNFLEHTECDLIQGFVYSRPIPIQNFNDLLDSQL; encoded by the coding sequence ATGGAAGATGGAATTGCCGAGTTGTCTAAAGACTTGGAATACAAATATTTAATGGAATCAATAGATGCGAGTGTAAGTAAGCATTTATTGGATGAACACTTTACTTTGGTTGCTGCCAATCAGCGTTATTATGAAATGTTTGGATATGAACAAAAAGAATATGAAGACTGTTTTCATAATCGTCCTGATTTATTTTTTAAGCAGGATTTAGATGAATGGAATCATTTGAATCAACATGTTCTTAAAGCAATTCAAAATGGTGAAAAACGTTATATGACTATTTGTAGAATGAGACACAAAGATGGACGTAAATTATGGATTCGATTAGTCGGTACTTTTACTAATGAGTATGTTAATGGCTATCAAATCTCATATTCTGTTATGATGGATATTACGAGTTTGATGCAAACAAGAATTGAAAAAGATGTGACTGAAAATCATTTTCCAGGACTTATTTCTAAATATAGAATTACCAAAGATGGTTTTCAATACTTAGATAGTAATAAAAATTATTTAGATTATTTTCATGGAATCAATGTTAATTATTTTCACTTAACAGATATGACTCCAGAGAATGGTCTAGAAGAAATTAAAAAGATGTATCCATGTTTACGAAATGGAGAAAATACCAAGTTAACAATTTCTTATAAAAATCCAGAGGGAGAAAGAAGTTATTTTAATATCAGTGCCCAATGTGTTGATTGGATAGAGGATGACCCAATTTATTTGTTAATTTATTCTGATATTACTGAAATTGTTGTTCAAAAAGAACTCTTAGAAAAATATAATCAATATTTAAATGAATTGGCTTATTTAGATGATGTTACAAAGGGATTTAATCAGAGAAAATTTGATATTGTCGCTAGAGAAACTATAGAAAAAGCACAGCCATATGAATATGTCATGATATGGTTGAATGTGCAAAAATTTAAGGTTATTAATGAAATTGGTGGATTTGATTTAGGAAATCAAACTTTAAAATATGTATATAGTGAAATTCGCAATCATCTGTTAGATAATGAATATGTGGCACGTATGTTTTCTGATAATTTTGCTATCTTGATGTTATATGATAATCAACAAAAACTTGAATATCGTCTAAATCGATGTTTTGAAGATATTAATGATTATGAATCAAACAGTGACTACAAATTCCGTTTTTCTTTTACAACAGGTATTTATTTAATTGATGAAACTGATATTCCAATTACCCAAATAAAAGACCGTGCTCATGCAGCTAGAAAATTAGTTTCACCTCAAGACAATGATTTGTGTGTCTATCATTATTATGATAATACAATTCGTATTCAGATGCTTAATGAAAAAGATATCGAAAATCGTGCCTATCTTGCATTACAAAATGGTGAATTTGAAGTCTATTTTCAACCTAAATACTCTGTTAAAAAGCATCAATTATCAGGAGCAGAGGCACTTGTGAGATGGAATCACCCAACGAGAGGATTTCTATCACCTGCTGAATTTATTCCTGTTTTTGAAAATAATGGATTTATTACACATGTTGATCTTTTTGTATTTCAAACTGTCTGTCAAATGATTAGAAAAAGATTAGATGCGCATCAGGCTGTCGTTCCAGTTTCTATTAATATGTCTAGAATGCATTTTTCGCATCCTCATTTTTTAAACGAGTATATAAAAATTCGCAATAAATATAATATTCCTTTCAAATATTTAGAATTAGAACTTACAGAGTCTATTGTTTTTGAAAATATTGAGATGTTTATTAACATTATAAAATCAATTCATCAAGCTGGATTTATGTGCAGTATGGATGATTTTGGAAGTGGATATTCAAGTTTGAGCATGTTAAAAAATTTAGAAGTAGATACAATTAAATTAGATAAGTCATTTTTTGCAACAAAAGATATGAGTTATGAAAAAGAAAAAATTATAGTGAAAAATATTATTGATATGGCTAAGGCATTAAATATATCTACTGTCGCTGAAGGAATTGAAACACATGAACAAGTCAATTTTCTCGAGCATACGGAATGTGACCTGATTCAAGGATTTGTATATTCTCGACCGATTCCTATTCAAAATTTTAATGATTTACTAGACTCACAATTATAA
- a CDS encoding AraC family transcriptional regulator, whose amino-acid sequence MIVLKDEILEKLIYFTEEEMNNLNGMETIDKSIFIDEDSHIIDCYKLLEEHQQLGVRKHTRFIEYPMHKHNYIELMYVYGGSMTHIINEQQITIYEGELLLLNQNIEHSIEYCHENDIIFNFIIKPEFLEFLSHMAEEENDVFHFIFSSLYSYDNDGEFLIFKLQDNELIQSYIESIITTIYEPQINNSLEQKLLVGLLLTELMKHPEYIETYQANSYEKLISSTILKYIACSYQEGSLAVLSGQLHLPDYKVCKIIKKQTGQTFKQLVQNERLKNAVHLLKSTHLPVTDIMLEVGYENMTYFYKIFKNEFQMTPHVYREKYSSFAK is encoded by the coding sequence ATGATTGTGTTAAAAGATGAAATATTAGAAAAATTAATCTACTTTACTGAAGAAGAAATGAATAATTTAAATGGTATGGAAACAATTGATAAAAGTATCTTTATAGATGAAGATAGTCATATTATAGATTGTTATAAATTATTAGAGGAACATCAGCAGTTGGGTGTGAGGAAACATACACGATTTATTGAATATCCCATGCATAAACACAATTATATTGAATTAATGTATGTGTATGGTGGCAGTATGACGCATATCATTAATGAGCAACAGATAACAATTTATGAAGGTGAGTTGTTATTGCTAAATCAAAACATTGAACATTCTATTGAATATTGTCATGAGAATGATATTATTTTTAATTTTATTATTAAGCCTGAATTTTTAGAATTCTTATCACACATGGCAGAAGAAGAAAATGATGTTTTTCATTTTATATTTTCATCTTTATACTCATATGATAACGATGGTGAATTTTTAATCTTTAAACTTCAGGATAATGAACTGATACAGTCTTATATTGAGTCTATTATTACAACAATTTATGAACCACAAATCAACAATTCCTTAGAACAAAAGTTGTTAGTCGGTTTATTGTTAACAGAATTAATGAAACATCCAGAATATATTGAAACCTATCAGGCTAATAGTTATGAGAAATTAATCAGTAGTACAATTTTGAAGTATATAGCATGCTCTTATCAAGAAGGGTCTTTGGCTGTATTATCAGGCCAGTTACATTTACCAGATTATAAAGTTTGTAAAATCATAAAGAAACAAACAGGTCAAACATTTAAGCAATTGGTTCAAAATGAACGATTAAAAAACGCAGTTCATTTATTAAAGTCAACGCATCTACCTGTGACTGATATTATGCTAGAAGTAGGGTATGAGAATATGACTTATTTTTATAAGATATTTAAAAATGAGTTTCAAATGACACCACATGTTTATAGAGAAAAATATTCTTCTTTTGCAAAATAG
- a CDS encoding AraC family transcriptional regulator, giving the protein MRQDELDKILREYSLSETNHKKNIFGDYAYMPYVYDDEHHKIYSFYFSNHLPHNTVTILKNERFAAVPTHIHDFIEINYMYSGSCEQSIDGKKSLLKKGQMTLIDTRTPHSLGYTEENDIMINILIGKDYLNNQFFSKLSQHNLITSFFINAINDKESHLNYMIFNTENNERLQTFLTELLLEYYRPSYNSKEMMNSLFVLIILEMINTLDTSINYESVNESHSIIFLTLQYIAKNYLHCTLESTAQHVHVNPCYLTTLLKKHLKKSYKELIIDLKMNNAAQLLIHSDEPIDIIARQSGYQNLTFFYKKFKELYHCSPKEYRQRNRLSL; this is encoded by the coding sequence ATGAGACAAGACGAACTCGATAAAATATTAAGAGAGTATTCTCTTTCTGAAACAAATCATAAAAAAAACATATTTGGAGATTATGCTTATATGCCTTATGTTTATGATGATGAGCATCATAAAATTTATAGTTTTTATTTTTCAAATCATTTACCACATAATACTGTCACTATTTTAAAAAATGAACGCTTTGCTGCTGTTCCTACACATATTCATGATTTTATAGAAATTAATTATATGTACTCTGGTAGTTGTGAACAAAGCATTGATGGTAAAAAAAGTTTATTGAAAAAGGGACAAATGACTTTAATTGATACAAGGACCCCTCATTCTCTTGGCTATACAGAAGAGAATGATATCATGATCAATATTTTAATTGGAAAAGATTATTTAAATAATCAGTTCTTTTCAAAATTATCACAACATAATCTCATTACATCTTTTTTTATAAATGCCATTAATGATAAAGAATCACATTTAAACTATATGATTTTTAATACTGAAAACAATGAAAGACTACAGACTTTTCTTACTGAATTACTTTTAGAGTATTATCGGCCATCTTATAACTCAAAAGAAATGATGAATAGTCTTTTTGTCCTAATTATATTAGAAATGATCAATACACTTGATACAAGTATAAACTATGAATCTGTCAATGAATCACATTCTATTATCTTTTTAACACTTCAATATATTGCTAAAAACTATCTTCACTGTACTTTAGAATCCACTGCCCAACACGTCCATGTCAATCCTTGTTATTTAACAACACTTTTAAAGAAGCATCTCAAAAAATCTTATAAAGAATTAATTATTGATTTAAAGATGAATAATGCTGCACAACTCCTTATTCACAGTGATGAACCTATAGATATCATTGCGAGACAAAGTGGGTATCAAAATCTCACTTTTTTCTATAAGAAATTTAAAGAACTTTATCATTGTTCTCCTAAAGAATACAGACAAAGAAATCGCTTGTCATTATAA
- a CDS encoding PTS sugar transporter subunit IIC produces MEKLEKILSPMANYLNNNKVIQAISKGIMSTMAALMVGAAGSILLNLPIDAYQSFITSCGLNNVFNTLVNVTTNMLALYTAFTIAYAYTAQTKHDPLVAGLLSLLGFFIVTPMVTTGEGYAAVTNLPLSWLGAKGIFVSMFVAIITSLIFIKLSDKGLIIKMPEGVPEFVSKSFTGIIPGLVVGAVFSTLSFLAAQTSYGDVHNVVYTLIGQPLNGIGNSVWTGCLIYTLSGLCWFLGIHGIAVVSAIMPIWMAADAANLAATSAGQVAPNIITYQWINAVSSPGGAGATIGLVICILLFAKSKRYKTFGKVATIPSIVNINEPVVFGMPCMLNTLLFVPFVFLPVVFILIAYFLTTAGILPVVSGIGAPSGTPLILSGFICGGWQMATFQICATIVSTLVYFPFFKILDKQACQEEQTEGNV; encoded by the coding sequence ATGGAAAAATTAGAAAAAATTCTTTCACCTATGGCGAATTACTTAAATAACAACAAAGTGATTCAAGCCATATCAAAAGGTATTATGTCAACGATGGCTGCTCTTATGGTAGGGGCTGCAGGCTCAATCCTATTAAACTTACCAATCGATGCTTATCAGTCATTTATTACAAGTTGTGGATTAAACAATGTTTTTAATACATTGGTAAACGTCACAACAAATATGTTGGCTTTGTATACTGCGTTCACAATTGCTTATGCTTATACAGCACAGACAAAACATGATCCACTTGTTGCTGGATTGTTATCACTATTAGGTTTCTTTATTGTGACACCAATGGTGACAACTGGTGAAGGTTATGCAGCAGTGACGAACTTACCATTAAGCTGGTTAGGAGCAAAGGGAATCTTTGTCTCTATGTTTGTAGCCATTATAACATCACTTATTTTTATCAAGTTATCTGATAAAGGCCTAATTATTAAGATGCCTGAAGGCGTACCTGAATTTGTTTCTAAATCATTTACAGGAATTATTCCAGGTCTTGTTGTGGGAGCAGTCTTTTCGACACTTTCATTTCTTGCAGCACAAACATCTTATGGAGATGTTCATAATGTTGTTTATACATTAATTGGTCAACCATTAAATGGGATTGGAAATAGTGTATGGACTGGTTGTTTGATTTATACTTTATCTGGTTTATGTTGGTTCTTAGGAATTCATGGAATTGCAGTTGTCAGTGCAATTATGCCCATTTGGATGGCAGCAGATGCAGCCAACTTAGCCGCAACTTCTGCAGGACAAGTTGCCCCTAATATTATTACATATCAATGGATTAATGCTGTTTCTTCACCAGGTGGTGCAGGAGCAACAATTGGTTTAGTTATTTGTATACTTCTCTTTGCAAAAAGTAAGAGATATAAAACTTTTGGGAAAGTGGCAACGATTCCTTCAATAGTCAATATTAATGAACCTGTTGTCTTTGGTATGCCATGTATGTTAAATACATTATTATTTGTACCATTTGTGTTCTTACCAGTTGTCTTTATCTTAATTGCATATTTCTTAACAACTGCAGGAATATTGCCAGTCGTATCTGGTATTGGAGCACCGTCAGGAACGCCATTAATTCTCAGTGGATTTATTTGTGGAGGATGGCAAATGGCTACATTCCAAATTTGTGCAACAATTGTATCAACACTTGTGTATTTTCCATTCTTTAAAATACTAGATAAACAAGCATGTCAAGAAGAACAAACTGAAGGAAATGTATAA